From Campylobacter upsaliensis, the proteins below share one genomic window:
- a CDS encoding restriction endonuclease subunit S, producing the protein MSSVKIVRFKDLSLWSFALQESRAISSKYQLSTLKEVLINLTNERKFIIDDNAFYAEPTISSKTNEISVSRQGLGKIFKVKSRIKILEGDLVISKMHTQNGLFAFAKQEFASTTTFVPFQIKDKLINPNFLFVLLKPTLSRLMKFDSVKRETYKIEEILNLQIPLPPLEIQNEIINKLKALEDKIKALQEEKAKLENEINEYIYIALGLEKRGQILNQTGVKIVRYKDLKLFDYKSNALEKSELKSTYKRYQFSDFLTRRLDKIKIDENTFYKRVTIKTKAQGCHLRDTLKGNLIKTKNQFLIKQGQFLISKIDARNGAFGIAINDLDKAVIMADFLNYDIDKNIINDKFLIAVLKTPYYMEQLNSLSSGTTGRKRINEQKFSNLCISLPPLKIQNELMLKLTEVDEKIENLSKEFSDLKNEMIEGLL; encoded by the coding sequence ATGAGTAGTGTGAAAATTGTTCGATTTAAAGATTTGAGTTTGTGGTCTTTTGCGCTGCAAGAAAGTAGGGCTATTTCAAGTAAATATCAATTATCTACATTAAAAGAGGTGCTAATCAATTTAACAAATGAGCGAAAATTTATTATAGATGATAATGCTTTTTATGCAGAGCCTACAATATCGTCAAAAACAAATGAAATTTCAGTTTCTAGGCAGGGTTTAGGAAAGATTTTTAAAGTAAAATCAAGGATAAAAATTTTAGAAGGTGATTTGGTGATTTCTAAAATGCACACTCAAAATGGATTATTTGCATTTGCAAAGCAAGAATTTGCCTCTACAACTACTTTTGTTCCATTTCAAATTAAAGACAAATTGATAAATCCAAATTTTTTATTTGTGTTATTAAAACCTACTCTTTCTAGACTTATGAAATTTGACAGTGTAAAAAGAGAAACTTATAAAATAGAGGAAATTTTAAATTTACAAATCCCTCTCCCTCCGCTTGAAATTCAAAACGAAATTATTAATAAATTAAAAGCACTAGAGGATAAAATAAAAGCCCTGCAAGAAGAAAAAGCAAAGCTTGAAAATGAAATCAATGAATATATATATATAGCTTTAGGCTTAGAGAAAAGGGGGCAAATTTTAAATCAAACGGGCGTTAAAATTGTGCGTTATAAAGACTTAAAGCTCTTTGATTATAAAAGCAATGCGCTTGAAAAAAGTGAGCTTAAAAGCACTTATAAGCGGTATCAATTTAGCGATTTTCTTACAAGAAGGCTAGATAAAATTAAGATAGATGAAAATACATTTTATAAAAGGGTTACCATTAAAACAAAGGCGCAGGGCTGTCATCTAAGAGACACTTTAAAAGGAAATTTGATAAAAACAAAAAATCAGTTTTTAATCAAACAAGGGCAGTTTTTAATCTCAAAAATAGATGCTAGAAACGGGGCTTTTGGTATCGCAATAAATGATTTAGATAAAGCGGTAATAATGGCGGATTTTTTAAATTATGATATAGACAAAAATATCATCAATGATAAATTTTTAATTGCAGTTTTAAAAACGCCTTATTATATGGAGCAATTAAATTCATTAAGCAGTGGAACAACAGGGCGTAAAAGAATAAATGAGCAAAAGTTTTCAAACCTTTGCATCTCACTTCCTCCGCTTAAAATTCAAAATGAGCTTATGTTAAAGCTTACTGAAGTTGATGAAAAAATAGAAAATTTATCAAAAGAATTTAGTGATTTAAAAAATGAAATGATTGAAGGTTTGTTGTAG
- a CDS encoding dehypoxanthine futalosine cyclase, producing MKRIDKKEALDLLQNASLAELGALAYERKLELHPEKITTFVVDRNINYTNVCCIDCDFCAFYRHAKEKDAYILSYEEIGKKIEELEAIGGTQILFQGGVHPKLKIEWYENLVEWISKHYPNITVHGFSAVEIAYIAKISKISIKEVLKRLQAKGLFSIPGAGAEVLSDRVRDEIAPHKCDTQTWLEVHRNAHQIGMKSTATMMFGTVENDEELIEHFEHLRKLQDETGGFRAFILWSFQSENTKLKLKHPEILKQSSNKYLRLLALARLYLDNFKNLQSSWVTQGSLIGQLALKFGANDLGSTMMEENVVSAAGASYKMNQDEMIRLIRSLGEKPAKRNTAYEILERF from the coding sequence GTGAAAAGAATAGACAAAAAAGAAGCGCTTGACTTACTTCAAAATGCCTCTTTAGCGGAGCTTGGGGCTTTAGCTTATGAGAGAAAATTAGAACTTCACCCTGAAAAAATCACCACCTTTGTCGTGGATAGAAATATCAATTATACCAATGTTTGCTGTATTGATTGCGATTTTTGTGCCTTTTATAGACACGCTAAGGAAAAGGACGCTTATATCTTAAGCTATGAAGAAATAGGCAAAAAGATAGAGGAATTAGAAGCTATCGGCGGGACGCAAATTCTCTTTCAAGGCGGTGTGCATCCTAAGCTTAAAATCGAGTGGTATGAAAACTTGGTCGAGTGGATAAGTAAGCATTATCCTAATATCACGGTTCACGGCTTTTCGGCTGTTGAGATAGCATATATTGCTAAAATTTCTAAGATAAGTATAAAAGAGGTTTTAAAGAGACTTCAAGCAAAAGGGCTTTTCTCCATACCCGGAGCGGGGGCTGAAGTGCTAAGCGATAGGGTGCGAGATGAGATAGCTCCACATAAATGCGACACGCAAACTTGGCTTGAAGTGCATAGAAACGCTCATCAAATAGGTATGAAAAGCACGGCTACGATGATGTTTGGCACGGTGGAAAATGATGAGGAATTAATCGAGCATTTCGAGCATTTAAGAAAGCTGCAAGATGAAACGGGCGGTTTTAGGGCTTTTATTTTATGGAGTTTTCAAAGTGAAAATACGAAATTAAAGCTTAAGCACCCTGAAATTTTAAAGCAAAGTTCTAATAAATATTTAAGATTACTCGCACTTGCACGGCTTTATTTGGATAATTTTAAAAATTTACAAAGCTCTTGGGTAACGCAAGGTTCACTCATAGGACAACTCGCACTTAAATTTGGCGCAAATGACTTAGGCTCTACGATGATGGAGGAAAATGTCGTCTCGGCTGCTGGGGCAAGTTATAAAATGAATCAAGATGAGATGATAAGGCTTATTAGAAGTCTTGGCGAAAAACCTGCGAAAAGAAATACAGCTTATGAAATTTTGGAGAGATTTTAA
- a CDS encoding HugZ family heme oxygenase translates to MNYESIISHMNEHHRSNLVDLCKKFGGVEDVKEVFLKSVDFNGLDIVYNGDENLRVEFPKKADESTIKDTIIALCMGAKSTGNTSGVEKELKEFMLSFNSVCLATLNKNGEVVCSYAPFVSTQWGNFIYISEVSEHFENIKANPNNIEIMFLEDESKAASVILRKRLRYRVRASFIERGEDFDRIYDEFEKQTGGEGGIKTIRKMLDFHLVKLEFGKGRFVKGFGAAYDIENGTIKQVGAKSNPHKFPHKH, encoded by the coding sequence ATGAATTACGAAAGTATTATTTCTCATATGAACGAGCATCACCGGTCAAATTTGGTGGATTTGTGTAAAAAATTTGGCGGCGTGGAAGATGTTAAAGAAGTTTTTTTAAAAAGTGTGGATTTTAACGGCTTGGACATTGTTTATAATGGGGACGAAAATTTACGCGTAGAATTTCCTAAAAAAGCCGATGAAAGCACGATAAAAGACACTATCATCGCACTTTGTATGGGTGCAAAAAGCACGGGGAATACTAGTGGAGTGGAAAAGGAGCTAAAGGAATTTATGCTTAGTTTTAATTCTGTTTGTTTAGCGACCTTAAATAAAAATGGCGAGGTAGTTTGCTCTTACGCACCTTTTGTTAGCACGCAGTGGGGGAATTTCATTTATATTAGCGAGGTGAGTGAGCATTTTGAAAATATCAAAGCAAACCCTAATAATATAGAAATAATGTTTTTAGAAGATGAGAGCAAAGCCGCTTCAGTGATACTTAGAAAAAGGCTTCGTTATAGAGTGAGGGCGAGTTTTATAGAACGAGGGGAGGACTTTGATAGGATTTATGATGAATTTGAGAAACAAACAGGAGGCGAGGGCGGCATTAAGACTATACGCAAAATGCTTGATTTTCACTTAGTAAAACTTGAATTTGGCAAAGGGCGTTTTGTAAAAGGCTTTGGTGCGGCTTATGATATAGAAAATGGCACTATCAAGCAAGTAGGTGCTAAGTCTAACCCCCACAAATTCCCGCATAAGCATTAA
- a CDS encoding N-6 DNA methylase → MLEVKMNDKSQIYSYIRQKWLVATPEEIVRQNFVCKLVSEYGYDLNQMQEELSVSKNLRGGGNARADIAIWRSVDDKIGKKPPFIIVECKADYISISASDYYQGENYARYTNAPFFVTHNSKETRFFKVIKDKMPGHIIEISNIPKNGDNDKEVQNLLKSLVVFKEDEFAKVLHKCHNIIRNGDKLDPADAFDEISKVLFMKVYVERVLLKQNINQNVFTTGYIEDMQNSPIVAPNSTAIKTLFENTKKEFAKDLIFNKKDEIKLKESTTKRLIKELEIYNLSLTSADIKGIAYERFLGTTFRGELGQFFTPRSVVDFMVELINPCENEICCDPSSGSGGFLINIFNKIRHDIQKDIVAKYEDFKKALLKGKDEEKITKEEAKILKKEYENLQKELDNTKSNARLHKLSNLCIFGTDASPRMAQTSKMNMIMHGDGHGGIHEYDGLLNVNGIFEERFDVILTNPPFGSQVSKEDIILQEHSIMRYANEEELKENPKDKIVPKDEFREYAKEYYQKYGKEVYQKAQLKILENVGKPIASLFELKPNLVGDKTEHLFINRCLDLLKPGGRLGIVLPETILNSNDSQYVRHFVEGRAFIRAVVSLGEATFKSSKASVKTSILFLQKFSEADKEKWENLLTKHEMDLTKQNAEKISNLKAISSYKAKKGEEVKYDKFDKAKAKKDLSTLEKQIKTQAWQRAKEDFDYPIFLAHAENTGITSTGETGEGVANDLVDSADKKGIATLFKEFVKEEKIAWSNFDE, encoded by the coding sequence ATGCTGGAAGTTAAAATGAATGATAAAAGTCAAATTTATAGTTATATTAGGCAAAAATGGTTGGTTGCAACTCCTGAAGAAATCGTCCGTCAAAATTTCGTTTGTAAGCTTGTGAGTGAATATGGCTACGATTTAAATCAAATGCAAGAAGAACTATCTGTATCCAAAAATTTGAGAGGAGGTGGGAATGCAAGAGCTGACATCGCTATATGGCGTAGTGTCGATGATAAAATAGGCAAAAAGCCGCCTTTTATCATTGTAGAGTGTAAGGCTGATTACATTAGCATTAGTGCTAGTGATTATTATCAAGGTGAAAATTACGCAAGATACACAAACGCTCCTTTTTTTGTAACGCACAATTCTAAAGAAACACGCTTTTTTAAAGTGATAAAAGACAAAATGCCCGGGCATATCATTGAAATTTCAAATATCCCTAAAAACGGCGATAATGATAAAGAGGTGCAAAATTTACTAAAATCCCTAGTTGTTTTCAAAGAGGACGAATTCGCTAAGGTGCTTCATAAATGTCATAATATCATAAGAAACGGCGATAAGCTCGACCCTGCCGATGCTTTTGATGAAATTTCAAAGGTGCTTTTTATGAAAGTTTATGTTGAAAGGGTCCTTTTAAAACAAAATATCAATCAAAATGTTTTTACCACTGGCTATATAGAAGATATGCAAAATAGTCCCATAGTAGCTCCAAATTCTACTGCTATAAAAACGCTTTTTGAAAATACTAAAAAGGAATTTGCTAAGGATTTGATTTTTAATAAAAAAGATGAGATTAAACTCAAAGAAAGCACGACTAAAAGGCTTATTAAAGAGCTTGAAATTTATAATCTCTCCCTTACTTCAGCCGATATTAAGGGCATTGCTTATGAGAGATTTTTAGGCACGACTTTTCGCGGGGAGCTTGGGCAGTTTTTCACGCCTAGGAGCGTGGTGGATTTTATGGTTGAGCTTATCAATCCTTGTGAAAATGAAATTTGTTGTGATCCAAGTAGCGGAAGTGGAGGTTTTTTAATCAATATTTTTAACAAAATCAGGCACGACATACAAAAAGACATCGTAGCGAAATATGAGGATTTTAAAAAAGCTTTATTAAAAGGCAAAGATGAAGAAAAAATTACAAAAGAAGAGGCAAAAATTTTAAAAAAAGAGTATGAAAATTTACAAAAAGAGCTAGATAACACAAAGTCAAATGCAAGACTTCACAAGCTTTCAAATCTTTGCATTTTCGGCACGGACGCCTCGCCTAGAATGGCACAAACTTCTAAAATGAATATGATAATGCACGGCGATGGACACGGCGGCATTCACGAGTACGATGGGCTTTTAAATGTCAATGGTATTTTTGAAGAGCGTTTTGATGTTATCCTTACTAACCCACCTTTTGGCTCACAAGTAAGCAAAGAAGATATTATCTTGCAAGAGCATAGCATAATGCGTTATGCAAATGAAGAGGAGTTAAAAGAAAATCCTAAGGATAAAATAGTCCCAAAAGATGAATTTAGGGAGTATGCTAAGGAGTATTATCAAAAATATGGCAAAGAAGTTTATCAAAAAGCCCAGCTAAAGATTTTAGAAAATGTAGGTAAGCCCATAGCTTCTTTATTTGAACTAAAGCCGAATTTAGTGGGAGATAAAACCGAGCATTTATTTATTAATCGTTGTTTGGATTTGCTTAAGCCAGGTGGTAGGCTTGGTATTGTTTTACCAGAAACAATTTTAAATTCAAACGATTCGCAATATGTGCGTCATTTTGTCGAAGGCAGGGCTTTTATAAGGGCTGTGGTTTCTCTTGGAGAGGCGACTTTTAAGTCTAGCAAAGCAAGCGTTAAAACCTCCATTTTATTTTTGCAAAAATTTAGCGAAGCAGACAAGGAAAAATGGGAAAATTTACTAACAAAACACGAGATGGATTTAACAAAACAAAACGCTGAAAAAATCTCAAATTTAAAGGCTATTTCAAGTTACAAAGCGAAAAAGGGAGAGGAAGTTAAGTATGATAAATTTGACAAGGCAAAGGCGAAAAAAGATTTAAGCACCTTAGAAAAGCAAATCAAAACGCAGGCTTGGCAGAGAGCTAAAGAGGACTTTGACTATCCTATCTTTTTAGCTCACGCTGAAAACACAGGCATCACAAGCACAGGCGAAACAGGCGAGGGCGTGGCAAATGACTTGGTAGATAGTGCAGATAAAAAAGGCATAGCAACACTTTTTAAAGAATTTGTTAAAGAGGAAAAAATCGCGTGGAGTAATTTTGATGAGTAG